The DNA window GCGAGAACGGACGCTTGTTTGGTGTGAGGTTGCCCAACACGTATCCGACGACGGCGAACACGACCAGGACCAGCCAGTCGAAGCCGTAGGACAGCACCAGCACCCATGACGCCCTCCCCCTCCTGCGCACGTTGCCTCCGGCGAGGTCGAGATCGTCCATTGTGTCGCGGGGTCCGgatgctgttgctgctggagAGAGGGATCGAGGATGCATGAGAGGGTGGATTGAGTCGTCTGGCATTAGGCACCGAGGGATGATGCAACAATGCCGGCCGGGGTGCAGCGAAGTGCCGGGCCAAACCGTGAAGGAAAGGCAGTCACGAGAGCAGAGCGAAGACCACCCACTCAGGCTCCAGATTTGTGCAACTCGGTACCTTACCGCCACCAGCTGAAAGCGGTCTCTCCCAAACCAGTCAAAAAGCAGACAAAATGGCCACAGACACGGAACTAACGTAGGCTATGCGGTAGTCGACTAGTGAACGCCAATCCGCGCAAGGCACAGTAAGCTTCTTGACTGTCGGGGGTTGGGTGGCCCCTGAGTCCGGACACGTCCTGCCCTGATATCTCTTTTGCCGCCTTGTTCAAAGAGCTCAGCCACAAAGGGGATCCACCTCAGATGACGAACACCCGAGCGGTTGGCCAGGGTCGGCCACCAACAGCAGGTCCCCCAGCGGCACAGGCAACGAAAAAAAATGAAACACCAATGAGCTGGATTGGACTGATGAAACATACATGAACTGAGCGCCTCTGCTTCGAGGTCTTCAATTGATGAAAGTTCTTGTTGGACCTCTTCAGGTCCCCTTATGCGCTGCAGTAGCGAAGCTAACTTCATTGGGCGTGTTGGCAATGGGCAGCTGAAACTGTCAGGCTCCATCGGCGGTCCAGAACCTCGACAGCGCTGGCTGTAGACTTGTACGAAGCAGAAAGGCACGGCAGGCGCCGAAACCCAATTTACGAGGAACCTTCGCTAGGTGGGTACCTACCAACACCCCTGATCTTAAGACATCCGGAGAGCGTTCGTCCATGTTCATCTCGAGTGGTGTTACTTGCCGAAGCCATGGCCATGTGATGCGCCATCGCGATGAGTTTCGACGCAGCGAGCAAGCTGTGTCGCAGCCCAAGGAGCGGGGGTGGAACACTCGCACTGGGGCGGACAACAAAACTACGACCTGGaaggctgatggctaaagaggtcccgccaagactaatttcggccaattgtcggcaatgtttttacaacgtttttacgcaaccccgatcgccaaggcgttttcgctatcgccaaggggtttgcactatcgccacgggttagccacgggttagttcgccgggggtgcggggggcggcgccagccccccgctagttagggtgagggttatagttagggtgagggtcaaggttagggtgagggttaacttcgttttcttttttttcgatttggttgaggtttcgtaaagttgttgcaacgagtctttacgattattcgttgttgatgttgctcgaagtcgtcgcggccccgtcgtggccccgctcaccccgtggcgattgtaaatacttgtaagcggcagtctccgaaattagtcttggcgggacctctttagccataaccccTGGAAGTTAGCATGGTGCGCCGAGTGCTGGATCCAATCACAACCAAGCTCTTCGCCAAGGTATCCATATTTGGAAAGTGCTGGGCGGTTGGTTACCGGATGCGGATTCCCGGCGACCCAACGCTGAACAGAGAAGAACAGCGCTGAATCAGCACCCATACGGAGAACTGCGTCCAAGTGGGCAGATGGAGGAAAATTAAACGATGGGCAAGGGTACAAAGGAAGAACGAAGAAAGAAAGacagaaagaaagaaaacagGACGAAGGAAGGTCGCGAGAATCTTGAATAGATCCGTTTTCCCCGCGCTCCTCGAGCCAACGTCTCGGACCCCCAACAGAATGAGTTGGACTtcaacgccgccggcatccaGTATCACAATTGGTGTTGGTCTACATAGTGTACAAGATCTTTCCGCCCATACTTCAGCAGCATAACAACTCCCCTCGCAAGCATTAAGCGGTCTTCTTGttccgccgcctgcccaTGTTCCGCACCCGCGGAGTGACCACCCACTTGTTGACGTTGCTCTTCTTGCGCGTTTTGAAGCCGCCCTTGGCCGGCTGGCCCCAGGGACTGACGGGGTGTTTGTTACCCTTGGACTTGCCGCGACCACCGCCGTGGGGATGGTCGTCTGATCACAAGTCAGCAGAGCGAGCGGTGGCTGGGGATAGGGGAAACGTGATGGGCAAGGAAAGCACGGGGTTCTCCCCAACATACTAGCGTTCATGGCCACGCCTCTCACCGTGGGCCTGATGTTCAGCCGCCGGCTTCTTCCGGCCTTGCCTAGCTGCCTGTGCTGATGCATGATGTTGCTGGCGACGCCGATGGTCGCGCACGCGTCCTTGCTGACCTTGCGGACTTCACCGCTCTGCAGCCGGACGATGACGTGCTTGCCCGTCACCACCTTGGTGCCGTCGTCGCGcgtctcctcctctttcGAGACGATGGTCGCGTAGGTCCCCGCACTGCGGCAGAacaccgcgccgccgtccggccGGGAACCGACATTGTACACCATCGTGCCGACGGGGATCATGTGCAGCGGCAGGCAGTTCCCCCTCCACGCCGTCCGCGCTGCCAGGATACCGGGATCGATGACGCCTCCCATGCTGTCGAGCAAGTCTTGGGGAATGCCAGCCCGGTAGCTCTGCACCACGTCGCCGGCCCGCatgccctcggccgccacgATGTAGCTCTTCTTGCCCGTCGCCTGCTCCGTCAACAGGGCAATGTGGGCGCTCCGGCCCGGGTCGTACTCGATGCGCTCGACCGTGTGTGGCCCGGGAGTCCACCGCTTGAAGTCAACGATGCGGATCCTGCGCTTGTGGCCACCTCCGCGATGTCTGACGGTGATGCGCCCAGTGTTGTTCCTACCACCTTTCCCATGGCCCTTTTTGGGGAAGGTCAGCGGCAGATACGGTCTACCCTTCCACAGATGGTCGTTGATGGGTCGCTTGAGGTGCCGAAGACCTGGTGTCCGTGGCTTGTACGTTCGCATCTTGACTGCTTGCAATTCAGTCGACGGGGCGCTGAGACTGGTGTTGGCGTTGCCGGACGTATTCGTGGCTTCGTTTTGCACTTCGCTCGAGTAACTTCGGGCGGTGTTGAGACGGAAAGCTCGGTGGCATAGAGAGGCCATAGAGGCTGCCCCAGCAGCCAGGGGACGGAGCCGCGGCTGCAACATTGTCGGAGGGCACTGAGAAACTGAGCAAGCCTGGCCGAGACAGCAGGGGAAACCAGCGCCGAGAGCTTGTCAATCTCGGGACATCGAGGTGAGGCCGGTGTCAAATAGGCTCGCAAGGGCGCGGAATAGCGCAGATGGTCCAATTGGCCGCTGGTATCCAGCCGCGCTCTCGATATGTCATAAGTcagaggcggaggcggcgacggtaGGGACAGTGAAAGCGGAGGTGGTACAGCCTGCTGGGAAGCGGTTTCGCGATTCCAAACGTTTGGAAAATTGCTTCGTGATCCCCTTGGCCTGTGCACGCCAGTCCGCAGTGGTGTGGTGGTGTGTGGCTGGAGGACATGGAAATGGGGCTTGACCTTCCTGTGTGAAGCCGCGGCTCCACATTCACTAAATCGCGAAAAAACGCCGGGTGCGGCTTGATGGCAGGGGTTGTCAAGAGCTTACCCGCGATGAACCAATCAAACGCCTGTTGCCCCGTGGTTGCTTTTGTTGATGGTGGGTTCCTGGATGGCAAGCACGACCGCGTTCCTTGGTTCGTACCGTGTACCTCCACCGTGTCTTAAATCACCAGCACCGGTCCACTGCATTTCGCGTCAACGCCTCCCTCCTTCACCAACACTGCTGCCGCTCAACACTATAGACTGCAAGGCCGGTCTTCCATAAAATATTCATCGTTCCGGACTCAATTTGAACAAGTCTTTGAGCCAGAACTTTTTGAGCGGGCCTTGGTCCTCCGACGTCCAAATCACGAGTTTCTTGCGTAGGCAAGACGCACGAGCCACAACCGCGTTTCCGAAAGTACCAGGTACGTTACAGACGAAATACCTCGCGTCTGATTTACGCAGGAGCCTTGGCCTTGCTTACCCTCTTTCCACATGAGCCCTTGTCCCCATCCGTCTCTCCACCATAACTTTCCAGAAAAGCCAGAGAGCAAAGAGCTCTTCTGCACCCAAGATTGTCACCTGCCACCATCACGTAACCCTCACGCACCATACCCTCGACACGTGCCATTTCGCCACTACAATTGGCAAGCTGCCGTTGTGTGACCGAACTCGGGTTGACGGAACGCGTCGTTCACTAGATCGAGGCGGGAGACGCAGCCGCCTGCGGCGCGTTTTGGTGTTTCTGAGACTCATCTCATCGGCTGGAGGACGCGAGATATCGCTTGTCCGTGATTTATCTCTGCATCTTGGTGAGTTTATTGCCTCTTCTTCCCCTACGGTCACGAGTCGCGTCGGCGAGTCGCTTTGCCGCATGGCTCTCTCTCTCCGTAACGCGTCACAGCTAACCTACCGACAGCTTTGCCCAACATCCGTTTTTCTGTACCTGTTCCCAACCTACCAGAGCGGCCACAATGCCGGTTGTAAGTGTCGCCACTCTGGAAGACGTCCTGCACTTCAATCATCACTCCTTCCACGTGACGCGACGCGACATTCAGTGCCATCGTCACTGTTCCCGCTAACCCGCCGCTTAGAGGACAAGAAACCCTCGTTCGGTAACGAACGAGAACGATGAGAACAGCAATGCGACGGCCCGTGTTACCCGGGCAAAGGCTGCCGCGACGCTGAATGTTGACGAGCTTGCCAT is part of the Thermothielavioides terrestris NRRL 8126 chromosome 2, complete sequence genome and encodes:
- a CDS encoding mitochondrial 54S ribosomal protein RML2; its protein translation is MLQPRLRPLAAGAASMASLCHRAFRLNTARSYSSEVQNEATNTSGNANTSLSAPSTELQAVKMRTYKPRTPGLRHLKRPINDHLWKGRPYLPLTFPKKGHGKGGRNNTGRITVRHRGGGHKRRIRIVDFKRWTPGPHTVERIEYDPGRSAHIALLTEQATGKKSYIVAAEGMRAGDVVQSYRAGIPQDLLDSMGGVIDPGILAARTAWRGNCLPLHMIPVGTMVYNVGSRPDGGAVFCRSAGTYATIVSKEEETRDDGTKVVTGKHVIVRLQSGEVRKVSKDACATIGVASNIMHQHRQLGKAGRSRRLNIRPTVRGVAMNANDHPHGGGRGKSKGNKHPVSPWGQPAKGGFKTRKKSNVNKWVVTPRVRNMGRRRNKKTA